The following proteins come from a genomic window of Paenibacillus sp. CAA11:
- a CDS encoding thioredoxin family protein, with protein sequence MERIESEEQYKSLIQTDGYTVIKYDTSWCPDCKNLDRFMGPIIEENQDKAFYAMDAEKFQHIAEENEVRGIPSLLVYQNGQKVAHLHSKFAKTPNEIREYLQTLESKK encoded by the coding sequence ATGGAGAGAATTGAATCCGAAGAACAATATAAGAGCCTTATTCAGACTGATGGATATACCGTTATAAAATATGATACCAGCTGGTGCCCGGACTGCAAAAACCTGGACCGCTTCATGGGCCCCATTATCGAGGAGAACCAAGACAAGGCGTTCTATGCCATGGATGCTGAGAAGTTCCAACATATCGCCGAAGAGAATGAGGTTCGCGGCATTCCAAGCCTTCTTGTCTACCAGAACGGCCAGAAGGTCGCTCATCTTCACAGCAAGTTTGCCAAGACCCCTAACGAAATCCGGGAATATCTGCAAACTCTCGAATCCAAAAAATAA
- a CDS encoding cupin domain-containing protein, translated as MMKIEDHTIQTLMLKDGETIPNNPRLPVILYQGALEHSPEDTEAVFNKNGWLNSWRNGVFHYHHFHSNAHEALGVIRGVARLQLGGEHGEEISVRAGDCLVLPAGTGHRRLRSSPDFLIAGAYPNGASYNTRIGKPEERAEALQEIRAVPIPNTDPVFGAEGPLLQLWK; from the coding sequence ATGATGAAGATAGAAGATCACACTATACAAACCTTGATGCTGAAGGATGGAGAAACCATCCCCAACAATCCCCGCCTGCCGGTCATTCTCTATCAGGGAGCACTTGAGCACAGCCCGGAGGATACCGAGGCCGTATTTAACAAAAACGGCTGGCTGAACAGCTGGAGAAATGGAGTATTTCACTATCACCACTTCCACAGCAATGCCCATGAGGCACTTGGCGTGATCCGTGGAGTAGCCCGGCTCCAGCTTGGCGGGGAACATGGAGAAGAGATTTCAGTACGTGCAGGAGATTGCCTCGTGCTGCCAGCAGGCACAGGTCACAGGCGCCTCAGATCAAGCCCGGATTTTCTCATCGCCGGTGCCTACCCAAACGGGGCCAGCTATAATACGCGTATCGGAAAGCCAGAAGAACGAGCCGAGGCTCTACAGGAAATTCGCGCCGTTCCTATTCCTAATACAGATCCGGTCTTTGGAGCCGAAGGACCTTTACTCCAGCTGTGGAAATAG
- a CDS encoding DUF4362 domain-containing protein encodes MLGYIRNYLFILGALLLVASCGLKEGSTSVNSMVQAGEQPTPSKDIEYTDILDAKQLSISRSLGFGSANPQFLKTYTDPETLAAFTAALKTAERMEGQLDIRVSDYDFILEPADGGQSRKGHLWLDSSSGSGLYMNVSDTGTGYKLTEASARRLAEILGRITYTPAQAEENGDVVITSTGMRNVKVWSEFYQKVSSGEKAKVQVTRYTTEGEPIFDNLEFNGSDLLFQHDSTWDSFGASEKYAEFCKRVEKKEAEDRAVYELGGCTASFRLEINQGG; translated from the coding sequence ATGCTAGGATATATTCGGAACTACCTGTTCATTCTGGGTGCATTGCTCCTTGTGGCCAGCTGCGGTCTCAAGGAAGGGAGTACCTCTGTAAATTCCATGGTTCAGGCAGGAGAGCAGCCTACTCCCTCTAAGGATATAGAGTATACAGATATTTTGGATGCCAAACAGCTTTCGATCAGCCGATCGCTGGGCTTCGGTAGTGCGAATCCGCAGTTCCTTAAGACCTATACAGATCCCGAGACCCTTGCTGCTTTTACAGCAGCCCTGAAGACCGCAGAGCGAATGGAGGGCCAGCTGGATATTCGCGTCTCAGACTATGACTTCATTCTGGAGCCCGCAGACGGTGGGCAGTCCAGGAAAGGCCATCTTTGGCTCGATTCGAGCAGCGGGAGCGGACTGTATATGAATGTATCGGATACCGGAACAGGCTATAAGCTGACTGAGGCCTCGGCGCGGCGGCTAGCAGAGATTCTCGGCCGCATCACCTATACGCCTGCTCAGGCAGAAGAGAACGGGGATGTTGTCATCACCAGTACCGGCATGCGCAATGTAAAGGTGTGGTCGGAGTTTTACCAGAAGGTGTCATCGGGCGAGAAGGCCAAAGTACAGGTGACGAGATATACCACAGAAGGCGAGCCGATCTTTGACAACCTGGAGTTTAACGGCAGTGACCTTCTTTTCCAGCATGACAGCACCTGGGACAGCTTTGGTGCTTCCGAGAAGTATGCGGAATTCTGCAAACGAGTAGAGAAGAAGGAGGCCGAAGATCGGGCAGTCTATGAGCTTGGCGGGTGTACGGCTTCGTTCAGATTGGAGATCAACCAAGGGGGATAA
- a CDS encoding HNH endonuclease, giving the protein MSLLAVPECIMKDTEPMTTKICAACQCDKPLSAFPRRSGKRAGAAARRGTCRECRKKRSLQAASVQGAGGDTPKLVSAVSESRRKPRGGSRSSASQTSKRQRATVLTAAGTQQQAGPRALHPGDASALKPLRSGFIRMRGRTDKGRRWQQEIELELAVTLVEEHAAVVVNPHTIRRLFTNKDFRLFILQRDHYTCRYCGGYGDTIDHLLPRAKGGHTTPDNCVCACHLCNQAKADRDVEEFIREDGEGERTDQGRE; this is encoded by the coding sequence ATGAGCTTGCTAGCTGTACCCGAATGCATCATGAAAGATACCGAACCGATGACTACAAAAATATGCGCAGCTTGTCAGTGCGACAAGCCGCTCTCTGCCTTTCCGCGGCGAAGCGGAAAGCGGGCAGGGGCAGCGGCTCGCCGGGGAACCTGCCGGGAATGCCGGAAGAAGAGGTCCTTGCAGGCAGCCTCCGTTCAAGGAGCAGGCGGCGATACGCCTAAGCTCGTCTCGGCGGTGTCAGAATCACGCCGGAAACCCCGCGGCGGCAGCCGTTCTTCTGCCAGCCAGACCAGTAAGCGGCAGCGTGCAACTGTCCTGACAGCGGCGGGCACACAGCAGCAGGCGGGACCAAGAGCGCTCCATCCCGGAGATGCTTCGGCCTTGAAGCCGCTGCGCTCCGGCTTTATTCGCATGCGCGGCAGGACGGATAAAGGGCGCCGCTGGCAACAGGAGATTGAGCTTGAGCTGGCAGTTACCTTAGTAGAGGAGCATGCCGCCGTGGTGGTGAACCCGCATACGATCCGGCGGTTGTTCACGAATAAGGATTTCCGTTTGTTTATTTTGCAGCGGGATCATTATACGTGCCGTTACTGCGGCGGATATGGCGATACGATCGACCATCTGCTCCCAAGGGCCAAAGGCGGACACACGACGCCGGATAATTGCGTGTGTGCATGTCATTTGTGCAACCAGGCTAAGGCTGATCGTGATGTAGAGGAATTTATCCGGGAAGACGGAGAAGGGGAGAGAACAGATCAAGGGCGCGAATAG